A genomic region of Brevibacillus sp. JNUCC-41 contains the following coding sequences:
- the dnaI gene encoding primosomal protein DnaI — MEKINRSLNKLANTNQFQQRYEKLKQEIFEDEQVRLFLNANSSTVTKEMIDKNLGKLYEFTSQSNKCDKCPSLNGCINMMQGYYPKLVIQGKALNLNYEICPRKLAEDEKRKREKLIHSLYVPKDILKATIEDFTQTDNDNKRLDVLSKAMSFIMEYEPGKMQKGLYIYGKFGVGKTYLLGAIANELAERQISSLIVYVPDYLRELKGSIGDNTVNEKIEMVKTAPVLMLDDIGAESMTSWGRDEVFGPILQFRMLENLPTFFTSNFDLNGLENHLTFSQRGEKEEVKAARIMERIQYLAEPVKLDGVNRRR; from the coding sequence ATGGAAAAGATTAATAGATCCCTTAATAAATTGGCCAATACAAACCAATTTCAACAGCGTTATGAAAAGCTGAAACAGGAGATTTTTGAAGACGAACAAGTGCGGTTATTTTTGAATGCCAACAGTTCGACGGTCACGAAGGAAATGATTGATAAAAATTTGGGGAAGCTTTATGAGTTCACTTCACAAAGCAATAAATGTGATAAATGTCCAAGCTTGAATGGCTGCATCAATATGATGCAAGGGTATTATCCCAAATTGGTGATTCAAGGGAAGGCCCTGAACCTGAATTATGAAATCTGTCCGCGGAAGTTGGCAGAGGATGAAAAGCGGAAACGGGAAAAATTGATCCACAGCCTGTATGTACCGAAGGATATTTTAAAGGCGACCATTGAGGACTTTACCCAAACGGATAATGATAACAAACGCTTGGACGTTTTAAGTAAGGCGATGTCGTTCATTATGGAATATGAGCCAGGTAAAATGCAAAAAGGCTTATATATATATGGGAAATTCGGTGTTGGGAAAACGTACTTATTAGGTGCGATTGCCAATGAACTTGCAGAAAGGCAAATTTCCTCCCTTATTGTCTATGTCCCTGACTACTTGCGGGAACTTAAAGGATCGATCGGTGATAATACGGTCAATGAAAAAATTGAGATGGTGAAAACGGCCCCTGTCCTCATGCTGGATGATATTGGAGCGGAGTCCATGACGAGCTGGGGACGCGATGAGGTTTTTGGTCCGATTTTGCAATTTAGGATGCTGGAAAACCTGCCGACGTTTTTCACTTCGAATTTTGACCTGAATGGCCTGGAGAACCACCTAACCTTTTCACAGCGCGGTGAGAAGGAAGAAGTGAAGGCGGCCAGGATAATGGAAAGAATTCAATATTTAGCGGAGCCGGTCAAGCTGGATGGCGTGAATCGGAGAAGATGA
- a CDS encoding replication initiation and membrane attachment family protein, whose protein sequence is MHWQELLPADSYLVSSAGLLHDYDRKILTRLYQPLIGPICISLYMTLWSELEENRLWSEISSHYQLMNTIGLKLGDIYEARLLLEGIGLLNVYKKSKNETKEFIYELNPPLSPQQFFTDGMLNIYLYKKIGKAQFNRLKRFFCDDHILTDQYEGVTKSFAEVFSSDHLDSLYVTDEAKNEWKPMPEQQFIDRTEGVEPSGFDDLFDFDLLLAGMKSSIVPKKAFTPKIKSTIAKLAFLYGIDPLEMQKLVMDAVSLDDEIDEEVLRKAARDWYQIERQADMPSLVNRVQPIRERTQKEEPKTQEQELIRHLETISPRERLMQLSGGAEPSSGDLKVVEGVMINQKLNPGVVNVLIEYVMLKTDMKFTKGYVEKLAGHWARLKVSTVVEAMELAKNEHRKYQDWAQGSRNAAKGGRKKAIREEAVPEWLEKKEEAQQEQNADQPELNAQKRELQEKWKQWKAGGEMNDGKD, encoded by the coding sequence ATGCATTGGCAAGAATTGCTCCCAGCGGATTCATATTTGGTCTCATCTGCGGGGCTGCTTCATGATTATGATCGGAAAATACTTACCCGACTATATCAACCTCTTATTGGACCTATCTGCATTAGCCTATATATGACGTTATGGAGTGAGCTGGAGGAAAACAGGCTATGGTCGGAAATCTCCTCACATTATCAATTAATGAATACCATCGGCCTTAAGTTAGGTGATATTTACGAAGCACGCCTTTTACTTGAAGGAATTGGTCTGTTGAATGTATATAAGAAATCGAAAAATGAAACGAAGGAATTCATCTATGAGTTAAACCCGCCGCTTTCACCCCAGCAGTTTTTCACGGATGGAATGCTGAATATTTACTTATACAAAAAAATCGGCAAAGCGCAATTCAACCGGTTAAAGAGATTCTTTTGTGATGATCATATCTTAACCGATCAATATGAAGGTGTGACTAAATCTTTTGCGGAAGTATTCTCATCAGATCATTTGGACTCTTTATATGTAACCGATGAAGCGAAAAACGAATGGAAACCGATGCCTGAGCAGCAATTCATCGATCGGACGGAAGGCGTCGAGCCATCGGGGTTTGACGACTTATTTGATTTTGACCTTTTACTTGCCGGGATGAAATCCTCGATCGTACCGAAAAAGGCCTTTACTCCGAAAATAAAAAGTACGATTGCCAAACTTGCTTTTTTATATGGCATTGATCCGCTGGAAATGCAAAAACTAGTAATGGATGCCGTTTCATTGGATGATGAAATCGATGAGGAAGTGCTCAGAAAGGCGGCAAGGGACTGGTATCAGATCGAACGGCAGGCAGATATGCCTTCCCTAGTCAATCGGGTGCAGCCGATTCGTGAACGGACACAAAAAGAAGAACCGAAAACACAGGAACAAGAGTTAATCCGTCATTTGGAGACGATTTCCCCGAGGGAGCGGCTGATGCAATTGTCTGGAGGTGCAGAGCCATCAAGCGGTGATCTGAAAGTGGTTGAGGGAGTGATGATCAATCAAAAGCTGAATCCGGGTGTCGTCAATGTCTTGATTGAATACGTCATGCTCAAAACGGATATGAAGTTCACGAAGGGCTATGTGGAAAAGCTGGCAGGCCATTGGGCACGGCTGAAGGTCTCTACGGTCGTCGAGGCGATGGAACTGGCTAAAAATGAACATAGGAAATATCAGGACTGGGCTCAAGGAAGCAGGAATGCTGCGAAGGGCGGCCGGAAAAAGGCGATACGGGAAGAAGCGGTTCCGGAGTGGCTTGAGAAAAAAGAAGAAGCACAGCAGGAGCAGAATGCAGATCAGCCTGAATTGAATGCCCAGAAACGCGAGCTTCAGGAGAAATGGAAGCAGTGGAAAGCAGGAGGTGAAATGAACGATGGAAAAGATTAA
- the nrdR gene encoding transcriptional regulator NrdR has product MKCPSCQYNGTRVLDSRPVDESKSIRRRRECEACGFRFTTFEKVEETPLIVVKKGGTREEFSRDKILRGLIRACEKRPVPLKELEQITSYVEKELRNQGISEVKSDNVGEMVMDKLAEVDEVAYVRFASVYRQFKDINVFIDELKDLINKERK; this is encoded by the coding sequence ATGAAATGCCCATCATGTCAATATAACGGAACAAGAGTGCTCGATTCCAGGCCAGTCGATGAAAGTAAATCGATTCGACGACGCCGTGAATGCGAGGCATGTGGTTTTCGATTCACGACATTTGAAAAGGTGGAGGAAACACCGCTTATTGTAGTGAAAAAGGGCGGGACACGGGAAGAGTTCAGTCGTGATAAAATCCTGCGTGGCTTAATCAGGGCTTGCGAAAAACGCCCGGTTCCCTTGAAGGAACTAGAGCAAATTACCAGTTATGTAGAAAAAGAACTGCGCAACCAGGGCATATCGGAAGTGAAAAGCGACAATGTCGGCGAAATGGTAATGGACAAGCTGGCGGAAGTCGATGAGGTTGCCTATGTAAGGTTCGCATCCGTCTATCGACAATTTAAAGATATCAATGTCTTTATCGATGAATTGAAAGATTTAATAAATAAAGAAAGAAAGTAG
- the speD gene encoding adenosylmethionine decarboxylase, with amino-acid sequence METMGRHVISELWGCDFEKLNNIDLIEKIFVDAALKSGAEVREVAFHKFAPQGVSGVVIISESHLTIHSFPEHGYASIDVYTCGNLDPNIAADYIAEALNAQTRENIELPRGLGPVQMKKANISAL; translated from the coding sequence ATGGAAACAATGGGTAGACATGTCATTTCAGAACTTTGGGGTTGTGACTTTGAAAAACTGAACAATATCGATTTAATTGAAAAGATTTTTGTTGATGCTGCTTTGAAATCAGGTGCAGAGGTACGGGAAGTTGCCTTTCACAAATTTGCTCCACAAGGAGTCAGCGGGGTTGTCATCATTTCTGAATCACACTTAACGATTCACAGTTTTCCAGAACACGGCTATGCGAGCATCGATGTCTATACATGCGGTAACTTGGATCCGAATATTGCGGCAGATTATATTGCAGAAGCTTTGAATGCGCAAACACGTGAAAACATAGAATTACCACGTGGTTTAGGTCCTGTACAAATGAAAAAAGCCAATATAAGTGCCCTATAA